The Populus nigra chromosome 4, ddPopNigr1.1, whole genome shotgun sequence genome contains the following window.
tttttcatgTGTGTTTATATGaacattttctctctcatcattattttcatttgattttctcTCCCCTCTCTCTAACTCAATgagaaaatgtaaagaaaaataatttttgtatcaaaattaaaattataaaagctaTAGGAactatgaaggaaaaaaaaagtatgagaatgtaaaaaaaacatttcctttaaattttagattagccatgagttttatttttattttacacctTGATTCTTTATTGTTgaattgttttctttccttaacAAATTTTGATAAATTGGTCATGAAATTAGATATAAAAGACTggatttttattaagaaaatattaaaaataaaaatgaattttttttattagtataggGTTTTAGACAACctatttaatatatgttatttttgtaaTGGTAGGCTTGCAGCAATTACATAATGTGTTCTCGAATTTGTATTACAACGTCAAGTTAAGgttatatttgatattacagttcaattatatttttaaatattttttagatttaaattaattttttaggatatttttgtattgttttgatttgttaatatcaaaacaaatttttaaaataaaaatttattttaatatatttttaaataaaaaaatattttaaaacaacctTTAAGCATCTGGTCATTGTTTCAAGGTTGAAGCCTACTGTTTCAAAGCGGAAGCCCAGTAAACTAAACtacatcatttgttttttgttaccgcttattttaaaaaattgaattttaaatttaaattaatattttttttattcatgtatcattctaatattaaaaataaaattttttaaaaatattattttaatatatttataaaaaaaaatatttaataactaCGCCTCCGCTCCTCACGGCTTTACTTCCGTCGGCCGCCGCTTCCTGGCCTCTTCCCAGCTTCAGGACCCCAAAGCATCTTCAGGCATTCTCTACTGGTCCTGGTCTAAGGTATATGCACTTGAACTGTTTGATTAAATTCATCTAAGTATGTTTAATCtgatatatttcatttctaTCCATTTATTAGCCTCAAGTCGGGGTTCAGTGCTTCCCAGAGAAGCCGGTAAAGCCGCTTGTTGCTATAATAGTGAAGGCACTTATCTTGTTGGAGGTGGTTTATCCCGGAATATATACTTTGGGGAGGTGAattttcttgctctctctctctttctctcttcttttcttcgtATATGTTTGTTGATTTTGGCCAGCGGAAATTAGTTCGAAGAGCTGCTAATTTGGCTGTTGGGATATTTCTGTCGTGTGAATGGAATGACGGGTAGATTGCTTAAGAAATGGCGTGCCCATTACAGGACTGTTACTTGCTTGGTTTTTACAGAAGATGATTCTCTTTTGGTTTCTGGTTCTGAGGATGTATCTGTTCGAGTCTGGTCACTACTCGTGTACGTCCTTTggttttttatagctttttgtttaatgttaatggttaattttttatgctcATGATTGTGGAGTATAATTGAGTTTCTTTTGTACAAGGTAGGATATTTGATGATTATCAAACAGAGCAGGCAAGCACACTTTACGAGCATAGCTTTCAAGAGCATACTTTGCGTGTCACTAATATGGTAACAGGTTGATGTGATCTTTGttgaaaatgattattttccactgttttcatgttatttataattttttccattaacTTGGACACTAATTCATACTTCTAGCGATAAATCAGTTGATAAGATGTTTATTGGATTAAGATATCGATCTATAATTGGATTATGATAATTGAGTTCAGTATTCAGTGAATCTGATTGCTTAGAAAGGTCGTCAAGGGAGCCACTCCTAGAATTGGAGACGAGCTTGCAAGTGATgcttttttaaacaaattagttTTACAACCTTAGCCGATTAAAATTCTTTACTCAGTACCAATTTGGGGAAATATAACATGTTTCTTTGATAAATTTAGGATATACTTTGATGTGCCTATTCGCTAGCATGGTTTTTGAGTGGCTAGGACTATCCAGTTCCTTGTGCAGAAAGATTCTACCTTAAATGGGGActgtaattatttaattttgtttttgttcaaatAAGAAAATCGCGTTGCAACTCGATATATGATCTTACAATTTCTGGATTAAATTGCTTGTGGTTTGTCTATTATCCTGTGACTGGCACTCTATCATCGGAAACAATTTTGCTTCACTGTATGTAATTTTTATGCTGTTTGTAGAGCCACGTATATTTATTATAAGCATTGTactctttcaaatttttttgaatccATATATTTTGCATTAAATTTGTTTCATGATATgtgctagattttttttccgATGTGGATTGTATTAGGTGGGGAGCTTATCTAACGGAATCTTATTAAGAAATATACAGTTTCCCTCTATAATTGATGCGATCACATTGAACCCTGATGAACATGTATTTTATGCTGGTGGCAGAGATGGCAAGATACACATTGCTGCGCTCAATGCTGATAGCTCATCTAGCAAAAGTCACTGGTTGCATATCATCAGTTCATTACCTAGTCACaggtttgtgatttttcttaCAGATATTCATGTCATAAATGTGGCAATCTTCTAGCATGTAAATTTTCTGCGTTCGAAGTTTTCATTGCTCATATCATTTCCACCAAGTAACTCAGCCTCTTgcttttggattgttttgttaattgaaatttaaggtGCGTGCTTTGTAGTATTTCATTTTTGTAACAAGTGTGTACTTTATAGTATTTAATTATGCTATGTAGCAAGACTCATCATGGTATCAGCAGTGCCTTCGATTGCTCTGCCCTTCATTGTCATGATGGCATGACCAATTCTTGCTTCTGACAAGGGCCTAGATCTTGAGATTGTGAACATGCTATATTTTGGAGATTGTGAACATGCTATATTTTGGAGAAATGTTTCCCATTAATATGCAGATTTAAGTTTCACTCCTGGGGAACATGGTGTTTTTTTCCATAGATTTAGAGGTGTTCATAGATTTCTTTTCAACTCAAAAGATAATGAATCGATTTCCTATGCTATTTAGAAGGTTCCTACATGATCTTTAGATATTAATAAGCATCAGCAGCAGCACtcaaataattgttattatacaTACTTATATATGCTTTGTATTGAACAGCAAGACTGTTACTTTCTTAGCATATAATACAAATGGAAATATATTGCTTGCTGGATAGGGAGGATGGTATGATTCGAGGTTTGGGACCCAAAAACACATAACATGGTTAGTGTGTTCAAACATGCAAAAGGTTTTGTTCTAATTACCTAGACTTCCGTTTGCTTATTTGCATATGGTTTTTGCCTTATtcctaatttttattctttctttctatgcTTACATTTCTGTATTGTGATTTGACATTGCACGAATCAAAGGTCATGCGAACAATATCCATGTTTTTAAACGAATGGCGTACTTGAACCCGCAATGTTGTCACATGCTCACGCTTACTCAAGAAGGCATGGATCATCATTACCACCTCCGGTCAATAAGTATATCAATACAACGGATGAGAAAATCGTTACGCAGTAGATAATCTCCAGGAGTCTTGCAATAATCCTCTGGATTCTTCATGCATCAGCTTTCAAGTGATTAATTGTCAAATCGAAGAACTTCAGGTTCTTAATTGCtgcaaaattttcatttttttactttattaatgCAGATaactaaattcaaattttccagtACTGTTACTGTGATGAGTGTTGTTTTAGAAAGAGCTCCCTATTGATTTCTGTCCAACCGCGTAGAATCTCTGTAACTTGTATTTACAAAATTTTGATTCCAGCAACAAGGCTCAGCTGCTGCAGCTGAAATGGAGGTGGAGAAGCTAAAGCTTGATTGCACGCAATCAATGCAAATGCTTCAAAGGTGGAAGAAAATGTATGACAACTTGCATGAATTTTGCGAGGACGAGCTCTTGGATGGAGATGACGTGGGGAGTGAAAATCAGATATTAACCTGAGATGTCAAAGGATTTCTCATTGCACGAATGGCTTCAAAGTTTTTGTCAGTGTATTTGCCATTAATCCGATGAGTGGTGAGAACCTCCGCTTTAGTTATTCACAATCACGTcctttttttggaatttttcatTTGTTGACCATCAAAAACAAGTCATCCTGAAGGTATTTGGGAACAACATTCAAGATTAGGATTACGGTAAAAGTTTTATCAGACAGATGAGCTTCAATCATGTTACTGCCATTCCATGGAAGCTGGATGATTAACCACACTCATATTTTTCACTCTTTATCGATTGTGGGTTTGACTACTTTATCCTCCTCAGCCCAACTACAGGATTTCATGCCCCAAGAGAAGGTCAACTTAGCTTTCCTGATTCCCCTGCCTCTGGAATTTATTATCCTTGTATATGAAGTTGATGTTCATAATTAAAGAATCCCATGAATTTGTCACAGCATCATGCGGAACAAAGTGCCATTATGATGACTGGGTGCTCAGATTTGATTCATTGTTTCCATGAGCAGTCATATGATGAGCTTTGTCCGTTTACTTAATTGGTTAGGGGTTAGCAGAGGGTGAGCATTGCAGTTCTTATCATTGGTGAAAATGAATTTGTACAATAAGTATTTCGAAGGAGTTTAAGACAGTTAAATAGGATTTTTCCAGCAAATGTAAGGAGATAAAGACGCAAGACGAATAATTAGGTAGGCAGAtgctggttctttttttttttttttttaaccatgggtattttagtatatttatatacatctcgattaatttgttaaatttctgAAATTTCTCAAGTttctgaaattaataatcaaataagtttttaataattttaagatttataatacttaaactagtaattttaaaaaaataaattcaaaactttaacaattaaactaaattttttggTATTAAGCTGTTCGCTTTTGATTGATGATAGATGCACATTTTTAGCCAAAATGTCCATGTGTGGACGCAGATGAGCGTTGTAATTGTGTGCTCAAAGCCattcaatcacaaaaaaataaaataagcaaacAGCTGAAAGAATGCGCGGCTCAAAATGTACTACTGTACAAGGCAAAAATCAGCTTGTGAGCTCATCTGTAGTTTCGTGACGCAAACGGCACTGATGAAGCTAGATTTACCTGAAAAACAGTCTGATCAACTGGACCCTCTTTCTACACGCTAGCTTTCATCGAAGGAAAGACTGGCGAGGGCTCTGAAAATGTACTCTCCAAAAATTGACGCCAAAAATTGACGCCAAAGACATAGAGTGttttaggatatatatatatatatagaaaaacgatatattttaaaaagtccaataaaaaaaaaagaacagaaaaaaaagtaaaaaaaaaatattgaaggcaCATCAAAACTTCGATGATGACATCACTAGTATTAttggaaaaatcaaaatgaaatgaatCTAATGATACTAAGAAAGGTCACCGATTATGATCAGAGCAGGTCACATAAGTGGCCCAAAGACAAGTGAGCCTCAACACTTTTAAACGGATCGTATGGCTCACTCTGTTTattgtttgtgattttttttcaggttgTTGAATTTATCTTGTTGAAATCTTTCTAAAAGTGTTGTTTTAATTAGAGCTTTGATGTGCCttcaatgtcattttttttctctttgtttgttttttctctctcctctctcctctctcctcttGTAATTTGTGgagaaataagagagagaaaataaaataactctAGAGGCACACCGAGCTCCGATGATAACACCATTGGTACTTTTGAAAAGATCTCGACAAGATAAATGCAATGCCACCAAAGAAAGCCACAAACAGTGAACAAAGTAAACCACATGAGTCATCTAAAGGTGTCAGGGCTCACTTGCCTTTGGGCAGCTCGTGTGACCAACTCCAATCATTGTTTGTGAATTTTCATGGTAATGTTGGATTCGTACCATTGAGATCTTTCTAACGATACCAGTGGCGTCGTCATCAAAGTATTAATGTGCCTctaaagtctttttatttttttctttctcctctctttttattgaattttgtgTCCAATAATTTTGCAACTTGAGAGAGTCGCAGATGACATTTAGGACTCACGAGTCGCAAATGTCATCTGTGACTTTTTAAATTGTTCtagttttctaaatatttttgcaatgtgttattttattaataaactcaaatttaacGTGCCTAACCCCCACCCTGAAGTCCCAAAACCTATGGTCTCAGACAACATGTCCGGGCCCAGCCCCAACGGCCCCAACCTTAAGGAAGAGCTCAACCCTTATAGGTGCAACTTAGGAGAAAATCCTAGCTCTCATGGGCTCAAATTAGAGGAAGAACCCAACTCTTATTGGCTTAGCTTAGGGGAAGAGCTCAATTCTCATGGGTTCGGCCTAAAAGAAACGTCCATCCCTTATGGGCTGAACTTAGGAGAATAACTCAATCACCATGAACTCAACTATATTTTGAATCCTACTCTCTTTACACTCGTAACTGTATAAAAGTTCTCTAATGGTCCACCATATTTccatcaacattaatgttgtGTAAGAAATAATGTATAAAAGTCTTTTAAAAACCTATCATATTTGCATCGATATTAATGTTGTGTAAGGTATTGTGTATAAAAGTTCATTGAGGGCCCACCATATttccatcaacattaatatctgtgtaagagatatttatctcttattaatatacatgtcaataatatttcaTCCCATTAAAACTATTAAGATAAAATTACATCTTAACCCCTtctctctataaaaaaacaatactcaTGAGTTATAGtctctttaaaaaatcattacattttctctttaaaatattattattccaaacataaattttttcccAGGACATCatcatttatcaaatttttttactattctaAATACCAAAAAACTTCAAAGCCATAACAAACCCTAAATGCCAAAGATGCTATGACTGTTTGGTTTGAGGAATTTGGCAATTCGAAAACGATCCAAGTTGGTGTTGAAAATCATGTAGAGAGCGAGAGCGAGAGGTGCCAGaccattttttattaagttaatatgattaaaaaaaagaagttaatatcattaaaaaaaaagagttcctTTTCATCTCACATTCTCAGCCTGCAGTTCCCAATGGGAGAGGGAACTAGTTGAGGAAAGTGGGAGAAGCAAAGAATTCTTAGAATATTTGGTTTTATTAGGCATTCACTATAAATTATTGAATGGGGATGTGGGGAAGAGAAGATAAGGTAGGGCAATGGTGATAatgccaagttttttttttaaaaaaaaaaaaacacaacccaACAACAAAATCCCTCTTCCCAGGATTCCTTTTATCCTATCGAACCTCTTCTTGCAGAGAACATGTCTCTTTATTCATGCCTTCttgatatacataaaaaaaaatactactttaattaattatttatttatttttacgaaTAAGAACTTTAAATTATTCAGTATTTTAATAAGAAAGAGTAGGCGTCAGCAATCTAGAGTCTGGACagagttttttaaaatctgcAGGAGTGGATGGGAGAGGGTGTTTTGTGTTGGTGTTACAGAAAAGAGAGCAGGCAATACCAAACAACATTTATAGGTTTCTGTTCTGTTTCTCTCATTAATAATCTATCTTCTCCTCTTCCTAGCCAACCTACCAACCTCTGCAAACCACAACTGTGCGTCTGTCCCATTGATGACGACTGATCAAACCCATGTATCGCATTTTGTAAGCTCTTCTCTTACCCATACGATACCGTAAGAAGGAGGGTTACTGTTAGACAATGCATCATAGACTAATccgaaaaaaatatgatataaacgCAATTTATCCGAAGATCGCATTTCCCAAATGCACATTTGCATGTACAGCACGTTAATTCACTATCTAAACTCGTTTGATGTTCATAATGTATGCGGCACTTGCGCTCCATTCGAGGATGGGGATGGCTCTGTCAGTTTCGTAAGCTCTTAACTACACAAATAATTGTTAAAAGCAAGAGACTGTATTATTGCAGTTGAAGAACTGAGGCTTTATATCATCCTTTACATAGCAGGAATATCGAAAATAACAGAACCACTAAAGACGTGGTCAAACGATtacaaagaaatcaaatctaaactgAAGTCCAAAGAATCAGGACATTATTAACCAAAAACAGCAGCAACAGTTAAGACTAAGTCAACAAAAGAACACAACAAACTCTCCCTTAAACTGACTTGCAATTTTTGTCAGTTTACATTTGGTGCCATGCAAACTCCAAGCAGTTCTCTTAATCTTGTGAACACTTCTAGCGTCAAAGGCTTAGTCATAATGTCTGCTAACTGATCTTTGGAACCACAATACTCTAACT
Protein-coding sequences here:
- the LOC133690672 gene encoding protein ROOT INITIATION DEFECTIVE 3-like, whose product is KIFNNYASAPHGFTSVGRRFLASSQLQDPKASSGILYWSWSKPQVGVQCFPEKPVKPLVAIIVKALILLEVVYPGIYTLGRLLKKWRAHYRTVTCLVFTEDDSLLVSGSEDVSVRVWSLLVIFDDYQTEQASTLYEHSFQEHTLRVTNMVTEMARYTLLRSMLIAHLAKVTGCISSVHYLVTGHANNIHVFKRMAYLNPQCCHMLTLTQEGMDHHYHLRSISISIQRMRKSLRSR